A window of the Bradyrhizobium diazoefficiens genome harbors these coding sequences:
- a CDS encoding peroxidase-related enzyme (This protein belongs to a clade of uncharacterized proteins related to peroxidases such as the alkylhydroperoxidase AhpD.), whose product MTKPAQRFPAPAIDSLPDDIRTRLLAVQEKSGFVPNVFLTLAYRPDEFRAFFAYHDALMEKDGGLTKAEREMIVVATSAANQCQYCVIAHGAILRIRAKNPVIADQVAINYRKADITPRQKAMLDFAMKISADAQRIAEEDFASLAPHGFSDDDIWDIAAISAFFALSNRLANFTGMRPNDEFYLMGRLPKT is encoded by the coding sequence ATGACAAAGCCCGCGCAACGCTTCCCCGCACCCGCAATCGACAGCCTGCCTGACGACATCCGCACGCGCCTGCTCGCCGTGCAGGAAAAGAGCGGCTTCGTGCCGAACGTGTTCTTGACGCTGGCCTACCGGCCTGACGAGTTCCGCGCCTTCTTCGCCTATCACGACGCGCTGATGGAGAAGGATGGCGGACTCACCAAGGCCGAGCGCGAGATGATCGTGGTGGCGACGTCGGCGGCCAACCAGTGCCAATATTGCGTGATCGCCCATGGTGCGATCCTGCGCATCCGCGCCAAGAACCCTGTGATCGCCGACCAGGTCGCTATCAACTACCGCAAGGCCGACATCACGCCGCGGCAAAAGGCGATGCTCGATTTCGCGATGAAGATTTCGGCGGACGCGCAGCGGATCGCCGAGGAGGATTTCGCAAGCCTCGCCCCGCACGGCTTCAGCGACGACGACATCTGGGACATCGCGGCGATCTCGGCGTTCTTCGCGCTGTCGAACCGGCTGGCGAATTTCACCGGCATGCGGCCGAATGACGAATTCTACCTGATGGGACGACTGCCCAAAACATGA
- a CDS encoding MgtC/SapB family protein, with amino-acid sequence MTELDWPEILLRLGVATLAGSAIGLNRDLNGKPIGLKTLGIVGLSTATMVLLALQLSEPGKVADATSRVIQGILTGIGFLGAGVIVHESDRIRVRGLTSAACTFLAACLGIVCGVGQWKTVAVALALAFVLLTIGRRIERHVHRMLGGRDEPHEDHRQT; translated from the coding sequence ATGACCGAGCTCGACTGGCCCGAAATCCTGCTGCGCCTCGGCGTTGCGACGCTTGCCGGCAGCGCGATCGGGCTCAACCGCGACCTGAATGGCAAGCCGATCGGGCTGAAGACGCTCGGCATTGTCGGCCTCTCTACTGCGACCATGGTGCTGCTCGCGCTGCAACTCTCCGAGCCCGGCAAGGTCGCCGATGCGACGAGCCGGGTGATCCAGGGCATTCTTACCGGCATCGGCTTCCTCGGTGCCGGCGTCATCGTTCATGAGAGCGATCGAATTCGCGTCCGTGGCCTGACCAGCGCCGCCTGCACCTTCCTCGCAGCCTGCCTCGGAATCGTGTGCGGCGTCGGGCAATGGAAGACCGTCGCGGTCGCACTGGCGTTAGCCTTTGTGCTGCTCACGATCGGCCGCCGCATCGAGCGCCATGTGCACCGCATGCTCGGCGGCAGGGACGAGCCCCACGAGGACCACCGGCAAACGTAG
- a CDS encoding ParB-like protein, giving the protein MTSNAREPRVHPVPILSLRPTQMTVGMREVKEKRRRWREHGRKKQSDLLGTHMIPVVAGPDGRYYVIDHHHLGRALHDEGIKQVLVTVVGDLRMVEREAFWGVMDNKRWVYPYDSKGERRPFRDLPKSVADLKDDPYRSLAGELRRMGGFAKDTTPFSEFLWADFLRRKLTRKAVDANFDKALEKALAAAKSKDGIYLPGWCGPADDD; this is encoded by the coding sequence ATGACCAGCAACGCGCGCGAGCCGAGAGTACACCCGGTGCCGATCCTGTCGCTTCGGCCGACGCAGATGACGGTCGGCATGCGTGAGGTCAAGGAGAAGCGCAGGCGCTGGCGTGAGCACGGCAGGAAGAAGCAGTCCGACCTGCTTGGTACCCATATGATCCCCGTCGTCGCCGGCCCAGATGGGCGTTATTACGTCATCGATCACCATCATCTCGGCCGCGCGCTGCACGACGAGGGCATCAAGCAGGTGCTGGTCACGGTGGTCGGCGATCTCCGCATGGTCGAGCGCGAAGCGTTCTGGGGCGTGATGGACAACAAGCGCTGGGTCTATCCCTACGACTCCAAGGGAGAGCGTCGTCCGTTCCGCGATCTGCCGAAATCTGTCGCCGACCTCAAGGACGATCCCTATCGCAGTCTCGCCGGTGAGCTCCGCCGCATGGGCGGCTTCGCCAAGGACACCACGCCGTTCTCCGAGTTTCTGTGGGCCGACTTCCTGCGCCGCAAGCTGACGCGCAAGGCGGTCGATGCCAATTTCGACAAGGCGCTGGAGAAGGCTCTGGCCGCAGCCAAGAGCAAGGATGGGATCTATCTGCCCGGCTGGTGCGGCCCGGCGGACGACGATTGA
- a CDS encoding acyl carrier protein produces the protein MSSTFDQVATIIAETCDIPRDTITPDSHAIDDLGIDSLDFLDIAFAIDKQFGIKLPLEKWTQEVNDGKATTEQYFVLKNLCARIDELVAAKGAGA, from the coding sequence ATGTCCTCCACATTCGATCAGGTCGCTACGATCATCGCTGAAACCTGCGACATCCCGCGCGACACGATCACGCCGGATAGCCATGCCATCGACGACCTCGGCATCGACAGCCTGGATTTCCTAGACATCGCGTTCGCGATCGACAAGCAGTTCGGCATCAAGCTGCCGCTGGAAAAGTGGACCCAGGAGGTCAACGACGGCAAGGCGACCACCGAGCAGTATTTCGTGCTGAAGAACCTGTGCGCGCGCATCGACGAGCTGGTTGCCGCCAAGGGCGCAGGCGCCTAA
- a CDS encoding 3-hydroxyacyl-ACP dehydratase FabZ family protein produces the protein MQLEYFHMIDRIVDLNVDEKKIVVEAQVPKESTIFEGHFPGYPLMPGVLLIESMAQASGWLQLGVLKFERMPILAAVKEAKVRGSVFPGDLMSIEATLAHEGSGYAMTEAKIRVGGKLRANSTLTFTQIPFPNADMRGYMDSFAKRIGFPQQAVSP, from the coding sequence ATGCAACTCGAATACTTCCACATGATCGATCGCATCGTCGACCTCAACGTCGACGAGAAGAAGATCGTCGTCGAGGCCCAGGTCCCCAAGGAGAGCACCATCTTCGAGGGGCACTTCCCGGGGTATCCCCTGATGCCCGGCGTGCTGCTGATCGAATCGATGGCGCAGGCCTCGGGCTGGCTGCAGCTCGGCGTGCTCAAGTTCGAGCGCATGCCGATCCTGGCCGCCGTCAAGGAGGCCAAGGTCCGCGGCTCGGTGTTCCCCGGCGATCTCATGAGCATCGAGGCGACGCTGGCCCATGAGGGCTCTGGCTACGCCATGACCGAAGCCAAGATCCGGGTCGGCGGCAAGCTGCGCGCGAATTCGACGCTCACCTTCACGCAGATTCCCTTCCCCAATGCGGATATGCGCGGCTACATGGATTCGTTCGCCAAGCGCATCGGCTTTCCGCAACAGGCCGTCTCGCCATGA